From Bosea sp. NBC_00550, the proteins below share one genomic window:
- a CDS encoding dihydroorotase codes for MPQTYDVILKGGTVVNQDGRTSRDIGITGGKIVALGDLSRASAGEAVDCTGLHILPGVIDSQVHFREPGLDHKEDLETGSRAAALGGVTCVFEMPNTIPQTTTPEALADKIRRGRHRMHCDFAFWVGGTHENAADVPELERLPGAAGIKVFMGSSTGDLLVEDDKGVAEILKRTRRRAAFHSEDETMLRERMGLRVEGDPSSHPVWRSPEVALTCTKRLVRIARETGARVHILHISTGDEMVFLKDHKDVATVEVLPNHLTLVAPDCYERLGTYAQMNPPIRDDSHRQRIWWGVEQGIVDVLGSDHAPHTHEEKHHPYPASHSGMPGVQTLVPIMLDHVNAGRLSLERFVDLSSAGPQRIFGLEGKGRIAVGYDADFTIVDLKRRQTITNDWSASKCGWTPYDGVTVTGWPVGTFVRGLKVMWEGELTNPSQGEPARFLEALPRGA; via the coding sequence ATGCCGCAGACCTACGACGTCATCCTCAAGGGCGGCACCGTGGTGAACCAAGATGGCCGCACCAGCCGCGACATCGGCATCACCGGCGGCAAGATCGTGGCGCTCGGCGATCTCTCGCGGGCTTCGGCCGGCGAGGCGGTCGATTGCACGGGCCTCCACATCCTGCCCGGCGTGATCGACAGCCAGGTGCATTTCCGCGAGCCAGGGCTCGACCACAAGGAGGATCTCGAGACCGGTTCGCGCGCCGCGGCGCTCGGTGGCGTGACCTGCGTCTTCGAGATGCCGAACACGATCCCGCAGACGACGACGCCGGAGGCTCTGGCAGACAAGATCAGGCGCGGGCGCCATCGCATGCATTGCGATTTCGCGTTCTGGGTCGGCGGCACGCATGAGAATGCTGCCGACGTGCCGGAGCTGGAGCGTTTGCCGGGCGCGGCCGGCATCAAGGTGTTCATGGGCTCGTCCACCGGCGACCTGCTGGTGGAGGACGACAAGGGCGTCGCCGAGATCCTGAAGCGGACGCGCCGGCGCGCGGCCTTCCACTCCGAGGACGAGACGATGCTGCGCGAGCGCATGGGCTTGCGCGTCGAGGGCGACCCGTCGAGCCATCCGGTCTGGCGCTCGCCCGAGGTGGCGCTGACCTGCACGAAGCGGCTGGTGCGGATCGCGCGCGAGACCGGGGCGCGCGTGCATATCCTGCACATCTCGACCGGGGACGAGATGGTCTTCCTCAAGGACCACAAGGATGTCGCGACCGTCGAGGTGCTGCCGAACCATCTGACGCTGGTCGCGCCGGATTGCTACGAGCGGCTCGGCACCTACGCCCAGATGAACCCGCCGATCCGCGACGACAGCCATCGACAGCGCATCTGGTGGGGCGTGGAGCAGGGCATCGTCGACGTGCTCGGTTCCGATCACGCGCCGCATACGCATGAGGAGAAGCACCATCCCTATCCGGCGAGCCATTCCGGCATGCCGGGCGTGCAGACGCTGGTGCCGATCATGCTCGACCATGTGAATGCCGGGCGCCTCTCGCTGGAGCGCTTCGTCGACCTCAGCAGCGCCGGGCCGCAGCGCATCTTCGGGCTGGAGGGCAAGGGGCGCATCGCGGTCGGCTACGATGCCGACTTCACCATCGTCGATCTCAAGCGCAGGCAGACGATCACCAACGACTGGAGCGCCTCGAAATGCGGCTGGACGCCCTATGACGGCGTCACCGTCACCGGCTGGCCGGTCGGCACCTTCGTGCGCGGCCTCAAGGTGATGTGGGAGGGCGAGCTGACGAACCCGTCGCAGGGCGAGCCGGCGCGCTTCCTGGAGGCGCTGCCGCGCGGCGCCTGA
- a CDS encoding HD family hydrolase, with protein sequence MARKPEPPRAWQRMLSGRRLDLLDPSPLDIEIEDIAHGLARVARWNGQTHGAHSFSVAQHCLLVEAIAGHLNPDWSNVWRLMALLHDAPEYVIGDMISPFKVVMGDAYKSVELRLLAAIHLRFGLPATTPVVQKRKTKEADTIAAFFEATRLAGFAREEALKFFGRPQALPAEILAWLDPLDTETAQARFLARFAELGSGLNASDAPR encoded by the coding sequence ATGGCCCGCAAGCCCGAACCGCCGCGCGCCTGGCAGCGCATGCTCTCGGGCCGACGGCTCGATCTGCTCGATCCCTCTCCGCTCGACATCGAGATCGAGGACATCGCCCATGGCCTTGCCCGCGTCGCGCGCTGGAACGGCCAGACGCATGGAGCGCATTCTTTTTCGGTCGCGCAGCATTGCCTCCTGGTCGAGGCGATCGCCGGCCACCTCAACCCGGATTGGAGCAATGTCTGGCGCCTGATGGCGCTGCTGCACGATGCGCCGGAATATGTGATCGGCGACATGATCTCGCCGTTCAAGGTGGTGATGGGCGATGCCTACAAAAGCGTGGAGCTGCGCCTGCTCGCGGCCATCCACCTGCGCTTCGGCCTGCCCGCGACGACGCCAGTGGTCCAGAAGCGCAAGACGAAGGAAGCCGACACGATCGCCGCCTTCTTCGAAGCCACGCGGCTCGCAGGCTTCGCCCGCGAGGAGGCGCTGAAATTCTTCGGCCGGCCGCAGGCGCTGCCTGCCGAAATCCTTGCCTGGCTCGATCCGCTCGACACCGAGACGGCGCAGGCGCGCTTCCTGGCGCGCTTCGCCGAACTCGGCAGCGGGCTCAATGCGTCAGACGCACCGCGCTGA
- a CDS encoding TIGR02301 family protein encodes MRRAAPALAVLAALLMLAPVATDAQQRTQPAAKPPASKPAEQPAPEPTGPPYEPQLLQLAEIMGSLAYLRTLCGGKEAQDWRARMTALVEAEGRTPQRRERLTTAFNRGFRAYSLTHRSCTEASQEASARLASEGEALSRALAGRYGG; translated from the coding sequence ATGAGGCGCGCGGCGCCCGCCCTCGCCGTTCTGGCCGCCCTGCTGATGCTGGCGCCCGTGGCCACGGATGCCCAGCAACGCACGCAACCGGCGGCCAAGCCCCCGGCTTCCAAGCCCGCCGAGCAGCCCGCCCCCGAACCGACCGGCCCGCCCTACGAGCCGCAGCTGCTTCAGCTGGCCGAGATCATGGGGTCGCTCGCCTATCTGCGCACGCTCTGCGGCGGCAAGGAGGCGCAGGACTGGCGCGCCCGGATGACCGCGCTCGTCGAAGCCGAAGGCCGGACGCCGCAGCGGCGCGAGCGCCTGACCACCGCCTTCAACCGTGGCTTCCGGGCCTATTCGCTGACACATCGTTCCTGTACCGAGGCGAGCCAGGAAGCCTCCGCGCGCCTGGCGAGCGAAGGCGAGGCGCTGTCGCGTGCGCTCGCCGGCCGCTATGGCGGATAG
- the ygfZ gene encoding CAF17-like 4Fe-4S cluster assembly/insertion protein YgfZ produces MSATRLIDRGVIRVSGEDARDFLQNLVTNDLDPVTPGRAGYGALLTPQGKIICDFFILALSPEDGGGFLLDTPLLQTADLMKRLKLYKLRAKVVLEDLTEKSAILVSADGAPLPVEAGFVYDDPRLPALGQRAIADAEGIEALVMAEPDAYHARRITLGIPAGGRDFPYGDTFPHEALLDQLGGVSFKKGCYIGQEVVSRMQHRGTARTRVVPVVFDEGIATETGAEATAGGKPLGTIGSGTDGRALAMLRLDRLADALAAGTAPLGGGLAFHLAEKPTFIRFPFPGEPGFGAAAGVAL; encoded by the coding sequence ATGTCCGCAACCCGATTGATCGACCGTGGCGTCATCCGCGTCAGCGGCGAGGATGCCCGCGATTTCCTGCAGAACCTCGTGACCAACGATCTCGATCCGGTCACGCCGGGCCGGGCCGGCTATGGCGCGCTGCTGACACCGCAGGGCAAGATCATCTGCGATTTCTTCATCCTCGCGTTGTCGCCGGAAGACGGCGGCGGCTTCCTGCTCGACACCCCGCTGCTCCAGACCGCAGACCTGATGAAACGCCTGAAGCTCTATAAGCTGCGCGCCAAGGTTGTGCTGGAAGACCTGACCGAGAAGAGCGCGATCCTCGTCTCGGCTGACGGCGCCCCGCTGCCTGTGGAGGCCGGCTTCGTCTATGACGACCCGCGCCTGCCCGCCCTCGGCCAGCGTGCCATCGCCGATGCCGAAGGGATCGAGGCGCTCGTGATGGCCGAGCCGGATGCCTATCACGCCCGCCGCATCACGCTCGGAATCCCCGCCGGCGGCCGTGATTTCCCCTATGGCGACACCTTCCCGCACGAGGCGCTGCTCGACCAACTCGGCGGCGTCTCCTTCAAGAAGGGCTGCTATATCGGCCAGGAAGTGGTCTCCCGCATGCAGCATCGCGGCACCGCCCGCACCCGCGTCGTGCCGGTCGTCTTCGACGAAGGCATCGCCACCGAGACTGGCGCCGAGGCGACCGCCGGCGGTAAGCCGCTCGGCACCATCGGCTCGGGCACCGATGGCCGGGCGCTCGCCATGCTCCGCCTCGACAGGCTGGCCGACGCGCTCGCCGCCGGCACGGCACCGCTCGGCGGCGGCCTCGCCTTCCATCTCGCGGAGAAGCCCACCTTCATCCGTTTCCCCTTCCCCGGCGAGCCGGGCTTCGGAGCCGCCGCAGGGGTCGCCCTATGA
- a CDS encoding DNA-3-methyladenine glycosylase I — protein MSQANALSEAKPSSEERIAIEGADGKFRCRWPGTDPLYLAYHDTEWGVPEYDSRALWEKLILDGFQAGLSWITILRKRDAFRAGFAGFEPETVARFTEADVQRLLADPGIIRHRGKIEGTIKSAQAYLKLSEREPFADFLWKHLDGRVLQNGFRAQGEVPTQTKLSEAISKELKKAGFTFCGPTIVYAFMEACGLVNDHLTGCFRYTECAALARESRAA, from the coding sequence ATGAGCCAGGCCAATGCCTTGAGCGAGGCCAAGCCTTCGAGCGAGGAACGCATCGCGATCGAGGGGGCGGACGGCAAGTTCCGCTGCCGCTGGCCGGGCACGGACCCGCTCTACCTCGCCTATCACGACACCGAATGGGGCGTGCCGGAATATGATTCCCGCGCGCTCTGGGAGAAGCTGATCCTCGACGGCTTCCAGGCCGGCCTGTCCTGGATCACCATCCTGCGCAAGCGCGATGCCTTCCGCGCCGGCTTCGCCGGTTTCGAGCCCGAGACCGTCGCCCGCTTCACCGAGGCCGATGTACAGCGCCTGCTTGCCGATCCCGGCATCATCCGCCACCGCGGCAAGATCGAGGGCACGATCAAGAGCGCCCAGGCTTATCTAAAGCTCAGCGAACGCGAGCCCTTCGCCGATTTCCTCTGGAAGCACCTCGACGGGCGCGTGCTGCAGAACGGCTTCCGCGCCCAAGGAGAAGTCCCGACCCAGACAAAGCTGTCCGAGGCGATCTCGAAGGAGCTCAAGAAGGCCGGCTTCACCTTCTGCGGCCCGACCATCGTCTACGCCTTCATGGAGGCGTGCGGGCTGGTCAACGACCACCTGACCGGCTGCTTCCGCTATACCGAATGCGCGGCGCTCGCCCGCGAAAGCCGTGCGGCATGA
- a CDS encoding NUDIX hydrolase translates to MTAEGGQVIRFPAAGRAAARPVLAASVAVFRDGKVLLATRTKPPADQLWSLPGGKVEAGETLEEAALRELEEEVGVTARILGFNRHVEIFGRDAKGEVTHHFVVASFVGAWLSGEPRPGPEAGAVMWADPLKLGGLATTRELGDVLRRAHDIFAASGLA, encoded by the coding sequence ATGACCGCCGAAGGCGGGCAGGTCATCCGCTTCCCGGCCGCCGGCCGCGCGGCGGCAAGACCGGTTCTGGCAGCCTCTGTCGCGGTCTTCCGCGACGGCAAGGTGCTGCTGGCGACCCGCACCAAACCGCCAGCCGACCAGCTCTGGTCCCTGCCCGGCGGCAAGGTCGAGGCCGGCGAGACGCTCGAGGAGGCCGCGCTGCGCGAGCTGGAGGAGGAGGTTGGCGTCACCGCCCGCATCCTCGGCTTCAACCGCCATGTCGAGATCTTCGGCCGCGATGCGAAGGGCGAGGTGACGCATCATTTCGTGGTCGCCTCCTTCGTCGGCGCATGGCTCTCCGGCGAGCCGCGGCCGGGACCCGAAGCCGGCGCCGTGATGTGGGCCGATCCGCTCAAGCTCGGCGGCCTCGCCACGACCCGCGAGCTCGGCGATGTGCTGCGCCGCGCGCACGACATCTTTGCGGCCAGTGGTTTGGCATGA
- a CDS encoding dihydrofolate reductase family protein, producing the protein MRKIVASTFLSLDGVMQAPGGPEEDPTGGFEFGGWVFPYSDDVTGQHIGKLFDQPFDLLLGRTTYDIFAAYWPYAGEDHPIAKAFNSTTKYVVTSSREPLSWQNSVALHDMPADLARLKQQDGPMLLIQGSSVLIHSLLKHDLIDEITLLIFPIVLGRGKRMFDEGALPAAFELVDSKVSSTGVVIASFRRAGAIRTGSFAQAEPSRAELARRERMASKA; encoded by the coding sequence ATGAGAAAGATCGTTGCATCGACCTTCCTGTCGCTCGACGGCGTGATGCAGGCGCCGGGTGGGCCCGAGGAGGACCCGACCGGCGGTTTCGAGTTCGGCGGTTGGGTCTTTCCTTATTCGGACGACGTCACGGGTCAGCATATCGGCAAGCTCTTCGATCAGCCCTTCGACCTCCTGCTCGGCCGCACGACCTACGACATTTTCGCCGCCTACTGGCCTTATGCGGGGGAGGACCATCCCATCGCCAAGGCTTTCAACAGCACCACCAAATATGTCGTGACCTCGTCGAGGGAGCCGCTCAGCTGGCAGAATTCGGTGGCCCTGCACGACATGCCCGCCGATCTAGCCCGGCTGAAGCAGCAGGACGGGCCGATGCTGTTGATCCAGGGCAGCAGCGTGCTCATCCATTCGCTGCTCAAGCATGACCTGATCGATGAGATCACCCTGCTGATCTTCCCGATCGTACTCGGCCGGGGCAAGCGGATGTTCGACGAGGGGGCCCTGCCTGCGGCGTTCGAGCTGGTCGACAGCAAGGTCTCATCGACAGGCGTGGTGATCGCGAGCTTCCGGCGCGCCGGCGCGATCAGGACGGGTTCCTTCGCGCAGGCGGAGCCGAGCCGGGCAGAGCTTGCGCGCCGCGAGCGCATGGCGAGCAAAGCCTAG
- a CDS encoding YciI family protein — MRFMVMVKATKDSEAGAPPTRELLEAMMAYNEELVKAGIMKGGDGLQPSSKGARVQFDGSKRSVVDGPFTETKELVAGYWLWECASLDEAIAWVKRCPNPMPGPSEIEIRPLFELADFGEVVTPEAAAAWDRLKAEVGQA; from the coding sequence ATGCGTTTCATGGTGATGGTCAAGGCGACCAAGGACAGCGAAGCCGGTGCCCCGCCGACGCGGGAGCTGCTCGAGGCGATGATGGCCTATAACGAGGAGCTGGTGAAAGCCGGCATCATGAAGGGCGGCGACGGCCTGCAGCCGAGTTCCAAGGGCGCGCGCGTGCAGTTCGACGGCAGCAAGCGCTCCGTCGTCGACGGGCCGTTCACCGAGACCAAGGAGCTGGTGGCGGGCTACTGGCTCTGGGAATGCGCTTCGCTCGACGAGGCGATCGCCTGGGTCAAGCGCTGCCCCAATCCGATGCCTGGCCCGTCCGAGATCGAGATCCGGCCGCTCTTCGAACTGGCGGATTTCGGCGAGGTGGTCACGCCTGAAGCCGCGGCGGCCTGGGATCGCCTCAAAGCCGAGGTCGGTCAGGCCTGA
- a CDS encoding YciI family protein has product MRVMVLVKADKDSEAGIMPSEDILTKMGAYNEELVKAGVMLAGEGLHPTSKGLRMRFSGSERTITDGPFAETKELLCGFWLWQVKSFAEAVEWLKRAPFDGGTEIELRPVFEMEDFGEALTPELREQEDRLRAEAAKRAG; this is encoded by the coding sequence ATGCGCGTGATGGTTCTGGTCAAGGCCGACAAGGACAGCGAAGCCGGCATCATGCCGAGCGAGGACATCCTCACCAAGATGGGGGCGTATAACGAGGAACTGGTGAAGGCGGGCGTCATGCTGGCGGGCGAGGGGCTGCACCCGACCTCGAAGGGGTTGCGGATGCGCTTTTCCGGTTCGGAGCGGACGATCACGGACGGGCCTTTTGCAGAGACCAAGGAACTGCTCTGCGGTTTCTGGCTCTGGCAGGTCAAATCCTTCGCCGAGGCGGTGGAGTGGCTGAAGCGCGCGCCCTTCGACGGCGGCACCGAGATCGAGCTGCGCCCCGTCTTCGAGATGGAGGATTTCGGCGAGGCGCTGACGCCGGAGCTGCGCGAGCAGGAAGATCGCCTCCGCGCCGAGGCGGCGAAGCGCGCCGGCTGA
- a CDS encoding SDR family NAD(P)-dependent oxidoreductase — protein sequence MAMPTFDFPKTEAGKRPVMLLTGASRGIGHATVMQFAMAGWRILSCSRQAFSEKCPWPSGADDHIQIDLGDPEDTMRGIAEIKKRLAAEGGKLNALVNNAGISPKGPKGERLGAATTSFNDWHKVFQVNFFAPIMLARGLLDELTTAKGAIVNVTSIAGSRVHPFAGAAYATSKAALASLTREMAADFGPLGIRVNSISPGEIDTAILSPGTEKIVATLPMKRLGKTDEVAKAIYFLCTDSSSYVTGSELHINGGQHV from the coding sequence ATGGCGATGCCGACGTTCGATTTTCCGAAGACCGAGGCTGGCAAACGCCCGGTCATGCTGCTGACCGGGGCGAGCCGCGGCATCGGCCATGCCACGGTGATGCAGTTCGCCATGGCGGGCTGGCGCATCCTGTCCTGCTCGCGTCAGGCCTTTTCCGAGAAATGCCCCTGGCCCTCCGGCGCCGACGACCACATCCAGATCGATCTCGGCGACCCCGAGGACACGATGCGCGGCATCGCCGAGATCAAGAAGCGCTTGGCCGCCGAGGGCGGCAAGCTCAACGCGCTCGTCAACAATGCCGGCATCTCGCCGAAGGGGCCGAAAGGCGAGCGCCTGGGCGCCGCAACGACCTCCTTCAACGACTGGCACAAGGTCTTCCAGGTCAATTTCTTCGCGCCGATCATGCTCGCCCGCGGCCTGCTCGACGAGCTGACCACGGCGAAGGGCGCCATCGTCAACGTCACCTCGATCGCCGGCTCGCGCGTCCACCCCTTCGCCGGCGCGGCCTACGCTACTTCCAAGGCCGCTCTCGCCAGCCTGACCCGCGAGATGGCCGCCGATTTCGGACCCCTCGGCATCCGCGTGAACTCGATCTCGCCGGGCGAGATCGACACCGCCATCCTCTCGCCGGGCACCGAGAAGATCGTCGCGACCCTGCCGATGAAGCGGCTCGGCAAGACCGACGAGGTCGCCAAGGCGATCTATTTCCTCTGCACGGACTCTTCGAGCTACGTCACCGGCTCGGAACTGCACATCAACGGCGGGCAGCACGTTTGA
- a CDS encoding RNA polymerase sigma factor has protein sequence MSASDAHRTVETVWRMEAPKLIAGLARLTRDVGRAEELAQDALVAALKQWPEEGVPRNPAAWLMQVAKHRALDAARHEMMARRKQEELGHDIESDGAAMPDLDAALDDEVGDDLLRLIFTACHPVLSKEARLALTLRLIGGLTTEEIARAFLVPEPTMAQRIVRAKKTLSDAKIPYEVPGGAELGERLASVLEVVYLIFNEGYAATAGQDWVRPALCEEALRLGRILAARAPQEPEVHGLVALMELQASRLRARVGPAGEPILLLDQNRARWDRLLIGRGLAALERAQRLAGNVPGPYLLQAALAACHARARTPEETDWSRIAALYGVLGRVAPSPIVELNRAVAVSMAEGPAAGLEIVETLDAEPALKLYHLLPSVRGDLLSKLGRHREAAEAFDQAVALTGNVKERVLLEERAATARSAAD, from the coding sequence ATGTCGGCAAGCGATGCACACCGAACCGTCGAGACGGTCTGGCGCATGGAGGCGCCGAAGCTGATCGCGGGGCTCGCGCGGCTGACCCGCGATGTCGGCCGCGCCGAGGAATTGGCGCAGGACGCGCTGGTCGCCGCGCTGAAGCAGTGGCCCGAAGAAGGCGTGCCGCGCAATCCGGCGGCCTGGCTGATGCAGGTCGCCAAGCACCGTGCGCTCGACGCCGCCCGCCACGAGATGATGGCCCGCCGCAAGCAGGAGGAGCTGGGCCACGACATCGAAAGCGACGGCGCGGCGATGCCCGATCTCGATGCGGCTCTTGACGACGAGGTCGGCGACGATCTGCTCCGGCTGATCTTCACCGCCTGCCATCCGGTGCTCTCGAAGGAGGCGCGGCTGGCGCTGACGCTGAGGCTTATCGGCGGGCTGACGACCGAGGAGATCGCGCGGGCCTTCCTGGTCCCGGAGCCGACGATGGCGCAGCGCATCGTGCGCGCCAAGAAGACACTGAGCGATGCCAAGATTCCCTATGAAGTGCCGGGCGGAGCCGAACTCGGAGAGCGGCTCGCCTCGGTGCTGGAGGTGGTCTACCTGATCTTCAACGAGGGCTATGCCGCGACCGCCGGTCAGGACTGGGTCCGGCCAGCGCTGTGCGAGGAGGCGCTCCGGCTCGGGCGCATCCTGGCGGCGCGCGCACCCCAGGAGCCGGAGGTGCATGGCCTGGTCGCGCTGATGGAACTGCAGGCGTCGCGATTGCGTGCGCGCGTCGGCCCGGCCGGCGAGCCGATCCTGCTGCTCGACCAGAACCGCGCGCGCTGGGACCGGCTCCTGATCGGTCGCGGACTCGCTGCGCTGGAACGGGCGCAGCGGCTCGCCGGAAATGTACCGGGGCCCTACCTGCTGCAGGCAGCACTGGCTGCCTGCCATGCCCGTGCTCGCACGCCCGAGGAGACCGACTGGAGCCGGATCGCGGCGCTCTACGGGGTGCTCGGGCGCGTCGCGCCGTCACCGATCGTCGAATTGAACCGGGCGGTGGCGGTCAGCATGGCGGAGGGGCCGGCTGCGGGGCTGGAGATTGTCGAGACGCTGGACGCCGAGCCGGCGCTGAAGCTCTACCATCTCCTGCCGAGTGTGCGCGGCGACCTGTTGTCAAAGCTCGGACGACATCGGGAAGCGGCCGAGGCGTTCGATCAGGCCGTCGCACTGACCGGCAACGTCAAGGAGCGGGTGCTGCTGGAAGAGCGCGCCGCGACGGCGCGGAGTGCCGCCGATTAG
- a CDS encoding pyridoxal phosphate-dependent decarboxylase family protein, with amino-acid sequence MAERDLDLAALFHEVAGRAAAFRGAIGDGPQRPLRDYREMVEVFAEKTPETGLAAEAVIADLMDKAAAGLHATTGPRFFGWVIGASHPVGVAADWLTSAWGQNAGNHQAAPAAAAAESVAASWLLDLLGLPADCSVGFVTGATVANLVCLAAARSAVLQRAGWDVETDGLFGAPPIHVVIGDDAHTTVFAALQVLGLGHDRVIRVPTDEMGRVTVEGFTAAISGCDGPTIAVLQAGQLNTGAFDPFAELIALAHARGAWVHVDGAFGLWARACPSLAGLAEGAEQADSWATDGHKWLQTPYDSGYAIVRDARAHRKAMTASASYLPETAEGERDPSHFVPELSRRARGFATWAMIRHLGREGIVEMVERHCRLARQMADGLRNEAGIAILNEVFLNQVLVRFGADRPVEEADALTRAVIARMQADGTCFAGGARWRGQWVMRISIIGWATTAQDIGASVAAIRAAWRACSNP; translated from the coding sequence ATGGCAGAACGGGATCTGGATCTCGCGGCTCTGTTCCACGAAGTCGCCGGGCGCGCGGCGGCTTTCCGTGGCGCGATCGGCGATGGCCCGCAACGGCCCCTGCGCGATTATCGCGAGATGGTCGAGGTCTTCGCGGAGAAGACGCCCGAGACCGGGCTTGCCGCCGAGGCGGTGATCGCCGATCTCATGGACAAGGCCGCGGCCGGATTGCACGCGACGACCGGGCCGCGCTTCTTCGGCTGGGTCATCGGCGCATCGCATCCCGTCGGCGTCGCCGCCGACTGGCTGACCAGCGCCTGGGGCCAGAATGCCGGCAACCACCAGGCGGCGCCGGCAGCTGCAGCGGCCGAAAGCGTTGCTGCATCATGGCTGCTCGATCTCTTGGGGCTTCCCGCAGATTGTTCGGTCGGTTTCGTCACTGGCGCGACGGTCGCCAATCTCGTCTGCCTGGCCGCGGCGCGAAGTGCGGTGCTGCAGCGCGCCGGCTGGGACGTCGAGACCGACGGCCTTTTCGGCGCGCCGCCGATCCATGTCGTGATTGGCGACGATGCCCATACGACGGTGTTCGCCGCGCTGCAGGTGCTGGGGCTCGGCCATGATCGCGTCATCCGCGTGCCGACCGACGAAATGGGGCGCGTCACGGTCGAGGGCTTCACTGCTGCCATCTCCGGTTGCGACGGGCCGACCATCGCGGTGCTACAGGCCGGGCAGCTCAACACCGGCGCCTTCGACCCTTTCGCGGAGCTGATCGCGCTTGCGCATGCGCGCGGGGCCTGGGTGCATGTCGATGGCGCCTTCGGATTGTGGGCGCGCGCCTGCCCGTCGCTGGCCGGCTTGGCAGAGGGCGCAGAGCAGGCCGATTCCTGGGCGACCGATGGGCATAAATGGCTGCAGACGCCGTATGACAGCGGCTACGCGATCGTTCGCGATGCCCGCGCCCATCGCAAGGCGATGACGGCGAGCGCGAGCTACCTGCCGGAGACCGCAGAGGGCGAGCGCGACCCGAGTCATTTCGTGCCGGAGCTGTCGCGACGCGCGCGCGGCTTCGCGACCTGGGCGATGATCCGCCATCTCGGCCGCGAGGGCATCGTGGAGATGGTCGAGCGGCATTGCCGGCTGGCGCGCCAGATGGCGGACGGCCTGCGGAACGAGGCCGGCATCGCGATCCTGAACGAGGTCTTCCTGAATCAGGTCCTAGTCCGGTTCGGCGCCGACAGGCCTGTCGAGGAGGCCGATGCGCTGACCCGGGCGGTGATTGCGCGCATGCAGGCCGATGGGACCTGCTTTGCCGGGGGAGCGCGCTGGCGCGGTCAGTGGGTCATGCGCATCTCGATCATCGGCTGGGCGACCACGGCGCAGGACATCGGCGCCTCCGTCGCTGCGATCCGGGCGGCCTGGCGCGCATGCTCGAACCCATGA